Proteins found in one Pelobates fuscus isolate aPelFus1 chromosome 10, aPelFus1.pri, whole genome shotgun sequence genomic segment:
- the LOC134575194 gene encoding gastrula zinc finger protein XlCGF26.1-like → MSKDRNWMDEKILDLTLEIIYLLTGERFCARITPGSCESMSGGLCTEQNPVIVPPQISLIHEGNHEQKILELTNQITELLTGEVPIRCEDVTVCFSREEWEFIEGHKDLYNDFMIQTHQPFNSLDKSVFGGSQALVSVPNYETKPTTENGIHNGGTFSSCEEYNLTEFAIHTQTGYQCTNIKRDSDYPSDFIKEESTTSEKGETDVYKPTEHTQIEYISDYTQGYQKDNINSLKIFCNVPLNASIESSITKKSLKSNHNTEPMSALPKNTLNNTELVKYQSADKGNKLTVSDNGKPLFPCSDCGRIFTKQSSLINHQRTHSREKTYKCSDCGKDFTTKYLLTKHQKNHTVENPFNCAECGKCFARAANLALHKRIHTGEKPFKCSDCGKCFNKSSNLSSHKKVHTEDKPFKCTECGKGFIRREQLSLHVKMHTGEKYNCIECGKCFIQISNLLLHKRIHTGEKPFKCTECGKCFTQKRHLVSHLKIHTGKRPFKCPECGRCFTRSTHLSSHVKIHTGEKPYRCTECGKCFTRSTHLSSHVKIHTGEKPYRCTECGKCFARNADLSSHVMIHTEEKPHACTECGKCFRLKPHLVSHVKIHTIEKSLKCNKCGECFPLAPSLASHLSKTHL, encoded by the exons ATGAGCAAGGACAGGAATTGGATGGATGAGAAGATCTTGGATCTAACTCTAGAGAttatctacctgctgactggagag AGATTTTGTGCAAGAATCACACCAGGCAGCTGTGAATCCATGTCAGGAGGACTCTGCACAGAACAGAACCCCGTAATTGTGCCTCCACAGATCTCACTGATACATGAGGGAAACCATGAGCAGAAGATCCTGGAACTGACCAATCAGATCACTgagctgctgactggagag GTTCCaattaggtgtgaggatgtcacTGTCTGTTTCTCCAGAGAGGAGTGGGAGTTTATAGAAGGACACAAGGATCTCTACAATGATTTCATGATCCAGACTCACCAGCCTTTCAACTCATTAG ATAAATCTGTATTTGGTGGATCTCAAGCCTTGGTTTCTGTACCCAATTATGAAACCAAACCTACAACTGAGAATGGAATCCATAATGGAGGGACATTTTCATCATGTGAAGAATACAATCTCACAGAGTTTGCCATTCATACACAAACAGGATATCAATGTACTAATATTAAGAGAGACTCAGACTATCCGTCTGATTTTATTAAGGAGGAATCGACCACTTCTGAAAAAGGAGAAACTGACGTTTATAAACCCACTGAACATacacagatagaatatatatcTGATTACACTCAGGGTTATCAAAAAGACAATATAAATTCTCTGAAAATATTTTGTAATGTGCCTTTAAATGCATCGATTGAATCCAGCATTACCAAGAAATCCCTCAAGAGTAACCATAACACAGAGCCAATGTCTGCCTTACCAAAAAACACTTTAAATAACACAGAGCTTGTAAAATATCAGTCAGCTGACAAAGGAAATAAATTGACTGTTTCTGATAATGGAAAACCACTATTCCCATGCTCTGACTGTGGgagaatatttactaaacagtctaGTCTAATAAACCATCAAAGGACTCACTCAAGGGAAAAAACATATAAATGTTCTGACTGTGGTAAAGATTTCACTACAAAGTATCTTCTTACTAAACATCAAAAAAATCACACTGTAGAAAATCCCTTtaactgtgctgaatgtgggaaatgctttGCTCGGGCTGCAAATTTAGCGTTACATAAAAGAATTCACACGGGGGAAAAACCATTTAAGTGCAGTgactgtgggaaatgttttaacaaatCGTCAAATCTTTCTTCACACAAAAAGGTTCACACAGAAGATAAACCATTCAAATGCACAGAATGTGGAAAAGGTTTTATCCGACGCGAACAACTATCTTTACATGTGAAGATGCACACAGGAGAAAAATATAACTGTAttgaatgtgggaaatgctttATCCAGATTTCAAATCTTTTATTACATAAAAGGATTCACACAGGGGAAAAACCATTTAAATGCaccgaatgtgggaaatgttttacccAAAAAAGACATCTTGTATCACACTTAAAAATTCACACAGGAAAGAGACCATTTAAATGCCCTGAATGTGGAAGATGTTTCACCCGGAGCACACACCTTTCTTCACATGTAAAGATTCACACTGGAGAAAAACCATATAGATGCACCGAGTGTGGGAAATGTTTCACCCGGAGCACACACCTTTCTTCACATGTCAAGATTCACACTGGAGAAAAACCATATAGATGCACCGAGTGTGGGAAATGCTTCGCCCGGAACGCAGACCTGTCTTCACATGTAATGATTCACACAGAAGAAAAACCACATGCATGTACTGAGTGTGGGAAATGCTTTAG